The genomic region GCCTATCCAGGTGTCTGACTACAAGTGGCATCAGACGGATGACAATATCCTACTCATTCTCGATTTACATCGCACAAGCCCCAAAAACGTGGATATTGTCACCACAAATTCGTATCTAaaggtatatatttttaaagaagcaaatgtatatttcttgttgatatgtatttaatttgttttgATTGAAAATTTGATTATCCTTCCATTTACTATCCAATACTTGATGGTATATTATAGAAGCGTCATTTgcagtatcgttattactatgattgcttTTGCCCCCTCAGGTGagcttccttccatatatatttgAAGTATTTTTATGCCACTTCATCAACATTGACAAAAGTTCAGCCAAGATTGCCAAGGGATATATTGAACTCAGCCTGGCCAAGGAAATTTCTTCGACCTGGAAAGAACTCGGTTTGAAGCTGACCAAGGAAGAGCAGCAGCTGAAAAGAGCAGAAGCCATACAGGATCTTGAAAAACAGGAACAAGAAAAATTGAAGAAGAATAAAGGTAAGAGGAAAACTGGTAGAATTTGTTGTTGGCTGTGtgaatttttatctatttatatattttggggTAATGAGTATGATATTCGTGTTTATTAATGTCCACACAATTGTCGGACAGATGAACGCAACCGCCGGGAGAGATATGCTGTTGCTCAACAGATCGCTGAAGATGACAGAAGTTGTGAGCAGcgtaaaaagagaatagaaaatgaaaaagaggaattcTTGAGGCAGTCAAATGGAGGCGATGATTCATGTGTTCCAACTGGAGGTGAGAATTGCAAATTTTGTCGAAGGAATGGATATAATTAAAGTTAAGGATGGAGTACGGAAAAAGTCTTCTTAGCAGACCTTTTTGATATATGCGGTTCTTTGGTCTACTGAAATTAAGATTATAAATGATTTTGGTGAAAGGAACTTATCTTCCTATAAATTACAAATAATTGACCATATTTCACTAATATGCACTGAAACATCTCTACCGTAAATTTGTGTTAAAAATCTGGAGAGGCTTTTGAACATACATAAAGTTATTGTAATTGACATTTTCAGGTACCAGTATCATCAAATTCATAATCAGTAtaattcattatattattttaatttccacACTGAGAAGGGGAAGGCACACATACTTATTATAGCTAAACATCTACTTCAGTTCAAGACATAGTAGAGAAGCCGGATCTGCGTCGAAGGCTAAGCAGCACTTGCTCAGAGGAAGGGTCTTGTGTGGTACGAGAAGTGGATTACGATGGGGATGGCGAAGACAGTCTGTATTACTCTTCCACAGAAAACCTTCATGCCATGGTGAGTAGTATAGGATGGCCTGTTAtagcttttttttccgttttgttagGACTACAGTTTCAAAGTTTTTGTATAATGGAAGTGTAGTTTTTAAAAATCACTTGAGTTGGAACAACCCTGAGCGGTTTacaatatatacgtttataaagGTGGATGCATAAATTTAACTGTAGGTGTTaattaatctatatattcataaaatatttatttacctatttagaGAGGTGGATTTTTTCAAAtcctattttttaaattttagcaAAGCAGAGCCAAAATGGAAAAAGTGGAGAACGCAAACAGAAAGCAGCGCAAATCAAGTTCACTTCGGAATGCTGCCaccaaggaaaaggaagggaaaaaggtggCTCTTCCAGCTGTCAGGCAGAGCAGCAGCATTAAAGTGAACTTCACACCCCGTGTCTTCCCCACTCCAAAGAGAGAATCCTGCGAGAAAGAGGAGCAAGATGTAAGCAGAGAACAGTTTTCATGATTTAAAATAAGAAATTATCTAATAAGGTTACTTTATCATTTGGTAATTAAGGAAACTTCAAAATTGTATTTTAGGGATTTTATCCTTTATGACTCATTTATGTTTTGTATATCAAAAGGCTATGTAATGAAATATAAAGCAACAAACCAAACCTACATTAGTGTAAGATACACAATATGCAACAATACTTTTCCTACATTTAAAATGACATTGACTGTTTTATCTTTTCAGTGGCTTACTGCTCAGTCAGGTTGTCATTCTAAGAGCCCTAAAGACATCACTGAAGAGAATAGTGCAGATTACTTTAAGGAGAAGGCCATGTATGTTTCCCTTGAGTATTTTTTGttagctttattgttattgtttttgtttgtgagagagaatgaattatatATGAAGCATAATAATAAATGGAAGCACAAGTGGAGGATTGAGGCTTGGCATGTGTGAATTAGAGCTACTGCAAGAACATCATTTGTAAGTttgaaaagaatgaatgaaaaccgaaaaaaaaatctcGGCACAGTATTGAGTTTGGA from Penaeus chinensis breed Huanghai No. 1 chromosome 39, ASM1920278v2, whole genome shotgun sequence harbors:
- the LOC125046734 gene encoding dynein axonemal assembly factor 4-like; this translates as MPIQVSDYKWHQTDDNILLILDLHRTSPKNVDIVTTNSYLKVSFLPYIFEVFLCHFINIDKSSAKIAKGYIELSLAKEISSTWKELGLKLTKEEQQLKRAEAIQDLEKQEQEKLKKNKDERNRRERYAVAQQIAEDDRSCEQRKKRIENEKEEFLRQSNGGDDSCVPTGVQDIVEKPDLRRRLSSTCSEEGSCVVREVDYDGDGEDSLYYSSTENLHAMQSRAKMEKVENANRKQRKSSSLRNAATKEKEGKKVALPAVRQSSSIKVNFTPRVFPTPKRESCEKEEQDWLTAQSGCHSKSPKDITEENSADYFKEKAISLFSNKDFRGCVNAYTEALKLCPLEASHYSNRAAANLALNNLHHAINDCSKALELLTPPTQENSKSRLLCHIRRGTAFVHLSLLSEGLADYQAAHQLNPKDESLKKDMERIQAILMTSTDTADSSDEDSDDDFKSSGESSPPSNS